The Deltaproteobacteria bacterium genome window below encodes:
- the infC gene encoding translation initiation factor IF-3, translating to MAKDTTRINRMIRVPQVRVIDAEGNQLGVMATRDALAAAESVGLDLVEVAPTAVPPVCRIMDYGKFKYQTSKKAKEAKKKQTVISIKEMKLRGKTGEHDFQFKLRNIKRFLSEGDKVKVTIIFRGREITHTELGMGMLKRVAEEVKDLAVIESSPRLEGRNMSMILAPAPQKAEKPVKTETAQDAGARTQEE from the coding sequence ATAGCAAAGGATACCACGAGAATAAACAGGATGATAAGGGTCCCGCAGGTCAGGGTAATTGACGCCGAGGGCAACCAGCTCGGGGTCATGGCCACGAGGGACGCGCTCGCGGCAGCCGAGAGCGTCGGGCTCGACCTCGTAGAGGTGGCCCCGACCGCGGTCCCGCCGGTCTGCCGCATAATGGACTACGGCAAGTTCAAGTACCAGACGAGCAAGAAGGCCAAGGAAGCCAAGAAGAAGCAGACCGTCATCAGCATCAAGGAGATGAAGCTCCGGGGCAAGACCGGGGAGCACGATTTCCAGTTCAAGCTCCGGAACATAAAGAGGTTCCTGAGCGAGGGCGACAAGGTAAAGGTCACCATCATCTTCAGGGGCCGCGAGATAACGCATACGGAGCTCGGCATGGGGATGCTCAAGAGGGTGGCCGAAGAGGTCAAGGACCTGGCGGTCATCGAGTCGTCGCCCAGGCTCGAGGGCCGGAACATGAGCATGATATTGGCGCCGGCCCCGCAGAAGGCCGAGAAGCCGGTAAAGACGGAAACGGCCCAGGACGCAGGGGCCAGGACACAGGAGGAATAG
- the pheS gene encoding phenylalanine--tRNA ligase subunit alpha, translating into MSRRVEDLEREALDELSRASSEREALREARNRYLGRKGEVAELLKGLGSLPPEERKKAGEAINNLKTRLEEAFDKALSSLDESEKRERLEKERVDITLPGRFIRPGKLHPVTQITDEIEDIFTGLGFDIAEGPEVELDYYNFEALNFPKDHPARDMQDTFFVSDEVVLRTHTSPVQIRVMEKCRPPLRVIAPGTVYRRDSDLTHSPMFHQIEGFMVDRDISFANLKAVLTLFLERLFGQTAVRFRPSFFPFVEPGAEVDIRCVICGGNGCRVCKGTGWLEILGAGMIHPNVFRAVGYDPEEYTGFAFGLGVERVAMLKFGIGDLRLLFENDMRFLEQF; encoded by the coding sequence ATGAGCCGGAGAGTCGAAGACCTCGAAAGGGAGGCCCTCGATGAGCTTTCAAGGGCCTCCTCCGAAAGGGAGGCCCTCCGGGAGGCCAGGAACAGGTATCTCGGGAGGAAGGGAGAGGTAGCGGAGCTTCTGAAGGGCCTCGGCTCCCTTCCGCCTGAAGAGAGGAAAAAGGCCGGGGAAGCCATCAACAATTTGAAGACCCGGCTCGAGGAGGCCTTCGACAAGGCGCTTTCGTCCCTCGATGAAAGCGAGAAGAGGGAAAGGCTCGAAAAGGAACGGGTCGACATAACCCTTCCCGGCAGGTTCATCCGCCCCGGAAAGCTCCATCCCGTAACCCAGATAACCGACGAGATCGAGGACATCTTCACGGGCCTGGGCTTCGACATAGCCGAGGGCCCTGAGGTCGAGCTCGATTACTACAACTTCGAGGCCCTGAACTTCCCCAAGGACCATCCCGCAAGGGATATGCAGGACACCTTCTTCGTCTCGGACGAGGTGGTGCTCCGCACACATACGTCCCCGGTCCAGATACGGGTCATGGAGAAGTGCCGTCCGCCATTGAGGGTGATCGCCCCCGGCACGGTATACCGCAGGGACTCCGACCTTACACATTCCCCGATGTTCCACCAGATAGAGGGTTTTATGGTGGACAGGGACATATCATTCGCAAATTTGAAAGCAGTGCTTACGCTCTTCCTCGAAAGGCTCTTCGGCCAGACAGCCGTAAGGTTCCGCCCGAGCTTCTTCCCGTTCGTCGAGCCCGGCGCGGAGGTGGACATAAGGTGCGTCATCTGCGGCGGCAACGGCTGCAGGGTCTGCAAGGGTACGGGCTGGCTCGAGATACTGGGCGCGGGGATGATACACCCGAACGTCTTCAGGGCCGTGGGCTACGACCCGGAGGAATACACCGGCTTTGCCTTCGGTTTGGGCGTGGAGAGGGTCGCTATGCTGAAATTCGGAATCGGCGATTTGAGGCTCCTCTTCGAGAACGACATGAGGTTCCTGGAGCAGTTTTAG
- the rpmI gene encoding 50S ribosomal protein L35, with amino-acid sequence MPKLKTNKGAAKRFKITGTGKVKRMKSGMRHILTSKASKAKRVLRKSDLISGTHEDSIKKLLPYG; translated from the coding sequence ATGCCCAAGCTTAAGACGAACAAGGGTGCCGCGAAGAGGTTCAAGATAACCGGCACAGGCAAGGTCAAGAGGATGAAATCCGGCATGAGGCACATCCTCACGAGCAAGGCCAGCAAGGCCAAGAGGGTGCTCAGGAAATCCGACCTCATCTCCGGCACGCACGAGGACTCGATAAAGAAGCTCCTGCCTTACGGCTAA
- the rplT gene encoding 50S ribosomal protein L20 produces MPRVKRGVNAKKKRKKVLKAAKGYRAGRGKLYRIATEAVDRALVYAYAHRRTKKREIRSLWIARINAAARMNDITYSRLMNGLLRANVEIDRKTLADMAVKDPAGFTKVVEIAKTSLAA; encoded by the coding sequence ATGCCGAGGGTCAAAAGAGGCGTCAACGCCAAGAAGAAGAGGAAGAAGGTACTAAAGGCCGCCAAGGGCTACAGGGCCGGCCGCGGAAAGCTCTACCGCATAGCGACGGAGGCCGTGGACAGGGCCCTCGTGTACGCGTACGCGCACAGGAGGACCAAGAAGAGGGAGATAAGGAGCCTCTGGATAGCCAGGATAAACGCGGCGGCCAGGATGAACGACATCACCTACAGCCGCTTGATGAACGGGCTTCTCCGGGCAAACGTCGAGATCGACAGGAAGACCCTGGCCGACATGGCCGTAAAAGACCCGGCCGGCTTCACCAAGGTCGTCGAGATTGCCAAGACCAGCCTAGCTGCATGA
- the thrS gene encoding threonine--tRNA ligase produces MAKVIFPTGDELEFAPEASLFEVLKAHDRDLLKKTVAARVDGAAKDLKSPLGSGNGALKVEPVTLDSPDGLEVLRHSAAHVMAEAVKSLYKEARIAIGPAIEDGFYYDFEVDRPFTPEDIEKIEKRMGEIIKGDHPFTREAVSREEALKLFSGMGEIYKEEIIRELPEGEVSLYRHSGFVDLCRGPHLPSTGWIKAFKLTGAAGAYWRGDEKRKMLQRVYGTAFARKEDLKAHLERLEEAKRRDHRKLGKELDLFSTGEDIGSGLVLWHPNGATVRRLIEDFWKAEHVKADYSIIYTPHIAQVGLWKTSGHWDFYRESLFSPMDVEGQDYIVKPMNCPFHISIYKSQLRSYRDLPIRYAELGTVYRYERSGALHGLLRVRGFTQDDAHIFMTPNQLEDEIKGVLKFTLFVLNSFGFSEFDIYLSTRPEKYVGSLENWAKAESALKGALESQGLKYSIDPGEGVFYGPKIDIKIKDVLGRAWQCSTIQVDFNLPERFDVTYRDENGGESRPIMIHRALMGSLERFFGCLVEHYAGAFPVWLAPVQAIVLTVTERNDDFAGEVHKRLKAEGIRAELDIRNEKLGFKVREAQLRKVPYQLVIGDKETESRQVSPRLRGGATLPPMTIEEFLTVIKAENRPAVQAG; encoded by the coding sequence GGCGCGGCAAAGGACCTTAAGTCCCCTCTCGGATCCGGGAACGGGGCCCTGAAGGTCGAGCCCGTGACTCTCGATTCTCCCGATGGTCTTGAGGTGCTACGCCACTCCGCCGCGCACGTCATGGCAGAGGCCGTGAAGTCGCTTTATAAAGAGGCCAGGATAGCGATAGGCCCGGCCATCGAGGACGGCTTCTACTACGATTTCGAAGTCGACCGGCCCTTCACCCCCGAGGACATCGAGAAGATCGAAAAGAGGATGGGGGAGATAATTAAGGGCGACCACCCGTTCACGAGGGAGGCGGTTTCCAGGGAAGAGGCCTTGAAGCTCTTCTCCGGAATGGGCGAGATATACAAGGAAGAGATAATACGGGAGCTTCCCGAGGGCGAGGTGAGCCTTTACAGGCACTCGGGTTTCGTGGACCTCTGCAGGGGGCCGCACCTCCCCTCCACGGGCTGGATAAAGGCCTTTAAGCTCACCGGCGCCGCCGGGGCCTATTGGAGGGGCGACGAGAAAAGGAAGATGCTCCAGAGGGTCTACGGCACGGCCTTCGCCAGGAAAGAGGACCTTAAGGCGCATCTTGAGAGGCTCGAGGAGGCGAAGAGGAGGGACCACAGGAAGCTCGGGAAAGAGCTGGACCTTTTCTCGACCGGGGAGGACATAGGCTCGGGCCTGGTCCTCTGGCACCCGAACGGCGCTACAGTCAGAAGGCTCATCGAGGACTTCTGGAAGGCCGAGCACGTAAAGGCCGATTACTCGATAATATACACCCCGCATATAGCGCAGGTGGGCCTCTGGAAGACGAGCGGGCACTGGGATTTCTACAGGGAGAGCCTCTTTTCTCCCATGGACGTCGAGGGGCAGGACTATATAGTCAAGCCCATGAACTGCCCGTTCCACATAAGCATATACAAGAGCCAGCTCCGTAGCTACAGGGACCTGCCCATACGCTACGCGGAGCTCGGCACGGTATACAGATACGAGCGCTCCGGCGCTCTGCACGGGCTTTTGAGGGTCAGGGGCTTCACCCAGGACGACGCGCACATATTCATGACCCCGAATCAGCTCGAGGACGAGATAAAGGGGGTCCTGAAATTTACCCTTTTTGTATTAAATTCTTTTGGATTCAGCGAATTTGATATATACTTGAGCACCAGGCCCGAGAAGTACGTCGGGAGCCTCGAGAACTGGGCGAAGGCCGAGTCCGCCCTTAAGGGCGCGCTCGAATCCCAGGGATTGAAATACAGCATAGACCCGGGCGAGGGGGTCTTCTACGGCCCGAAGATAGACATAAAGATAAAGGATGTCCTCGGAAGGGCATGGCAGTGCTCGACCATACAGGTCGACTTCAACCTTCCCGAGAGGTTCGACGTCACGTACAGGGACGAGAATGGCGGCGAGAGCAGGCCCATAATGATACACAGGGCGCTCATGGGGTCGCTTGAACGTTTCTTCGGCTGCCTTGTAGAGCACTATGCCGGCGCTTTCCCGGTCTGGCTCGCGCCGGTCCAGGCGATAGTCCTGACCGTGACCGAAAGGAACGACGACTTCGCCGGCGAGGTCCATAAGAGGCTCAAGGCCGAGGGCATAAGGGCGGAGCTCGACATAAGAAACGAGAAGCTCGGCTTCAAGGTGAGAGAGGCGCAGCTACGGAAGGTCCCCTACCAGCTCGTCATAGGCGACAAGGAGACCGAGTCGAGGCAGGTATCCCCGAGACTCCGGGGAGGGGCAACTCTTCCGCCGATGACAATAGAGGAGTTCCTTACTGTCATAAAGGCCGAGAACAGGCCCGCGGTTCAGGCGGGCTGA